A DNA window from Bombus huntii isolate Logan2020A chromosome 10, iyBomHunt1.1, whole genome shotgun sequence contains the following coding sequences:
- the LOC126870456 gene encoding copper homeostasis protein cutC homolog, with protein sequence MEICIDSIESAKNAIRGGATRLEVCSALSEGGLTPTPGFIRLLKTISPLPLYAMLRTRSGNFIYTKEEMDVMLLDLELLKEHGASGFVFGALTPDNEIDVKSCQDILSAARPLPVTFHRAFDEVNDPSKSLQILINLGFKKVLTSGQKDTAEEGLELIQKLVQEAQNKIIVMPGSGITKDNILKIKVASGAEEFHASARKMITSHGTNRVKIGANKETCIMMTDKEMVEEMVRTISVVF encoded by the coding sequence ATGGAAATCTGCATCGATTCTATAGAATCGGCGAAAAACGCGATCAGAGGTGGTGCAACGAGACTCGAAGTTTGCTCTGCCCTTTCCGAGGGTGGTTTAACGCCCACTCCTGGCTTTATTCGATTACTCAAAACCATTTCACCGTTACCACTCTACGCTATGCTTCGAACACGTTCTGGAAACTTTATATACACGAAGGAAGAAATGGATGTTATGCTACTGGATTTAGAACTATTGAAAGAACACGGTGCTAGTGGATTCGTTTTTGGTGCATTGACACCAGACAACGAAATTGATGTAAAATCTTGTCAGGACATTCTTTCTGCTGCTCGACCATTACCAGTAACCTTTCATCGAGCCTTCGACGAAGTCAACGACCCCTCAAAATCCttgcaaattttaataaacctCGGTTTTAAAAAGGTTCTGACTTCTGGCCAGAAGGATACTGCCGAGGAGGGGTTAGAATTGATACAGAAGCTCGTTCAAGAGgctcaaaataaaattattgtgaTGCCAGGTTCTGGTATTACTAAAGATAAtatcttaaaaataaaagtggCATCTGGAGCGGAAGAGTTTCATGCATCTGCTAGAAAGATGATAACTTCGCATGGTACAAATAGAGTTAAAATTGGCGCTAATAAAGAAACTTGTATCATGATGACTGACAAGGAAATGGTAGAAGAAATGGTTCGAACTATTTCAGTTGTTTTTTGA